The DNA region CAACCTTATTGTGGTGATGGGCGGTAACGCCGCTGAAGCGCACCCTGTCGGGTTCCGCTGGGCGATGGAAGCCAAAATCCACAACGGTGCGAAACTGATTGTGATCGATCCCCGCTTCACGCGTACGGCGTCAGTGGCGGATTTCTACACCCCTATTCGTTCAGGTACTGACATCACTTTCCTGTCAGGCGTATTGCTTTACCTGATGACCAACGAAAAATATAACCGCGAATACACCGAAGCCTATACCAACGCCAGCCTGATCGTGCGTGAGGATTACCACTTCGAAGATGGCCTGTTCAGCGGTTACGACGCCGAAAAACGCAAATACGACAAAACCAGCTGGAACTACGAGCTGGATGAGAAAGGTTTTGCGAAGCGCGACACCACCCTGCAACACCCGCGCTGCGTGTGGAACCTGCTGAAAGAGCACGTTTCCCGCTACACGCCGGAGGTAGTCGAAAACATCTGCGGTACGCCGAAGGCGGACTTCCTGAAGGTGTGCGAGCTGATCGCCGAAACCAGCGCGAAGGATAAAACCGCGTCGTTCCTGTACGCCCTCGGCTGGACGCAACACTCCATCGGCGCGCAGAACATCCGTACCATGGCGATGGTTCAGCTCCTGCTCGGGAACATGGGCATGGCAGGCGGCGGCGTGAACGCCCTGCGCGGTCACTCCAACATTCAGGGCCTGACCGACCTCGGCCTGCTGTCGCAAAGCCTGCCGGGCTATATGACCCTGCCAAGCGAGAAGCAGACCGACCTGCAAACCTACCTCACGGCCAGCACGCCTAAACCGCTGCTGGAAGGCCAGGTGAACTACTGGGGCAACTATCCGAAGTTCTTCGTCTCGATGATGAAAGCCTTCTTCGGCGACAAAGCGACGGCGGAAAACAGCTGGGGCTTTGACTGGCTGCCGAAGTGGGACAAAGGCTACGACGTTCTGCAGTATTTCGAGATGATGCACCAGGGCAAAGTGAACGGCTATCTGTGCCAGGGCTTTAACCCGGTGGCCTCGTTCCCGAACAAGAACAAGGTTGTTGAGTCTCTGTCGAAGCTGAAGTTCCTGGTGACGATTGACCCGCTCAATACCGAGACCTCAACCTTCTGGCAGAACCACGGCGAATCGAACGACGTCGATCCGTCGAAGATTCAGACCGAAGTGTTCCGTCTGCCGTCCACCTGCTTCGCGGAAGAGAACGGGTCTATCGTCAACTCCGGACGCTGGCTGCAGTGGCACTGGAAAGGCGCGGACGCCCCGGGCATCGCCATGAACGACGGCGAGATCCTGGCCGGTATCTTCTTGCGCCTGCGTAAGATGTACGCGGCTGAAGGCGGCGCGAACCCGGAACCGGTGCTGAACATGACCTGGAACTACTCGACGCCGGAAAACCCTGCGCCGGAAGAAGTGGCGATGGAGAGCAACGGTAAGGCGCTGGCGGACGTTATCGACCCGGCCACCGGCACCGTGCTGGCGAAGAAAGGCGATCAGCTCAGCACCTTCGCCCATCTGCGCGATGACGGTACTACGTCAAGCGGCTGCTGGATCTTTGCCGGTAGCTGGACGCCGAAAGGCAACCAGATGGCCAACCGCGACAACGCCGATCCGTCGGGCCTCGGCAATACGCTGGGCTGGGCGTGGGCGTGGCCGCTCAACCGCCGCATTCTCTATAACCGTGCCTCCGCTGACCCGCAGGGCAACCCGTGGGATCCGAAGCGTCAGCTGCTGAAGTGGGACGGCGCGAAATGGGGCGGCGTGGATATTCCGGACTACAGCACTGCCGCACCGGGCAGCGACGTCGGGCCGTTTATCATGCAGCCTGAAGGGATGGGACGCCTGTTTGCCATTGATAAGATGGCAGAAGGGCCGTTCCCGGAACACTACGAGCCGTTTGAGACGCCGCTGGGCACTAACCCGCTGCACCCGAACGTGGTCTCTAACCCGGCAGCCCGTATCTTCAAGGGCGACTTTGAAGCGCTGGGTAAAAAGGACAAGTTCCCGTACGTGGGCACCACCTACCGTCTGACCGAGCACTTCCACTACTGGACCAAGCACGCGCTGCTTAACGCCATCGCGCAGCCGGAACAGTTTGTGGAGATCGGCGAGAAGCTGGCGAACAAGCTCGGCATCGCCCATGGCGATACCGTGAAGGTCTCCTCTAACCGCGGCTACATTAAGGCCAAGGCGGTGGTGACCAAGCGTATTCGCACGCTGAACGTTCACGGTCAGCAGGTGGATACCATCGGCATCCCAATTCACTGGGGTTATGAGGGCGTGGCGAAGAAAGGGTTCATTGCGAACACCCTGACGCCGTTCGTCGGCGATGCGAACACGCAGACGCCGGAGTTTAAGGCCTTCCTCGTGAACGTGGAAAAGGTGTAACGGAGACGACCTATGGCTTATCAATCTCAAGACATTATCCGTCGTTCCGCGACTAACGGTTTCACGCCCGCGCCTCAGGCGCGGGACCACCAGCAGGAAGTGGCGAAGCTTATCGACGTGACCACCTGCATCGGCTGTAAAGCCTGTCAGGTGGCCTGCTCGGAGTGGAACGATCTGCGTGACGAAGTGGGTCACAACGTCGGGGTGTACGACAACCCGGCGGACCTGACCGCCAAGTCCTGGACGGTGATGCGTTTCTCTGAAGTGGAGCAGAACGACAAGCTGGAATGGCTTATCCGCAAAGATGGCTGTATGCACTGCGCGGATCCGGGCTGCCTGAAGGCATGTCCGTCAGAAGGGGCTATCATTCAGTATGCCAACGGCATCGTCGACTTCCAGTCCGAGCAGTGCATCGGCTGCGGCTACTGCATCGCGGGCTGTCCGTTCGACGTACCGCGCCTGAACCCGGAAGACAACCGCGTCTACAAATGCACCCTGTGCGTGGACCGCGTTACCGTCGGCCAGGAGCCTGCATGCGTGAAGACCTGCCCAACCGGCGCTATCCACTTTGGTTCCAAAGAGGATATGAAAACGCTGGCGGCAGAGCGCGTGGGCGAGTTGAAAACCCGTGGTTACGACAACGCGGGCCTGTACGATCCGGCCGGGGTGGGCGGTACGCACGTGATGTACGTGCTGCACCACGCCGACAAGCCGAACCTGTATCACGGCCTGCCGGAGAACCCGGAAATCAGCGCCACCGTGAAGTTCTGGAAAGGCATCTGGAAACCGCTGGCCGCGGTGGGCTTTGCTGCGACCTTTGCAGCGAGCATCTTCCACTACGTCGGCGTCGGTCCGAACCGCGCGGAAGAGGAAGACGACAACCTGCATGAAGAGAAAGACGAGGTGCGCAAATGAGAAAACGTGACACCATCGTGCGCTACACCGCGCCGGAACGCATCAACCACTGGGTCACCGCCTTCTGCTTCATGCTGGCGGCGATAAGCGGGCTGGGGTTCTTCTTCCCGTCCTTCAACTGGCTGATGCAGATCATGGGGACACCACAGCTGGCGCGTATCCTGCACCCGTTTGTGGGCGTCATCATGTTCGCGTCGTTCATCATCATGTTTTTCCGCTACTGGCACCATAACCTAATCAATCGGGATGATATCTTTTGGGCGAAGAATATTCGTAAGATCGTCGTCAACGAGGAAGTGGGTGACACCGGGCGTTATAACTTCGGCCAGAAATGCGTATTCTGGGCGGCGATTATCTTCCTGGTCCTGTTGCTGGTGAGCGGCGTGATCATCTGGCGTCCGTACTTTGCGCCTGCTTTCTCAATCCCGGTGATCCGATTCGCGCTGATGCTGCATTCATTTGCCGCAGTGGTGTTAATTGTGGTTATCATGGTGCATATTTACGCCGCCCTTTGGGTGAAAGGCACCATTACCGCGATGGTGGAAGGATGGGTCACCAGCACGTGGGCGAAGAAACATCACCCGCGCTGGTACCGTGAAGTCCGAAAGACAACGGAAAAGAAAACTGAATGAGTATTCGCATAATCCCGCAAGATGAGCTGGGGTCGAGCGAGAAACGCACGGCGGATTATATTCCGCCGTTGTTATTCCCCAGACTCAAGAACCTCTACAACCGCCGCGCAGAGCGTCTGCGCGAGCTGGCAGAGAATAACCCGCTGGGCGATTTTCTGCGTTTTGCCGCGCTGGTTGCCCACGCGCAGGAAGTGGTGCTGTACGACCACCCGCTGCAAATGGATCTGACCGCGCGCATCAAAGAAGCCAACGCGCAGGGCAAGCCGCCGCTGGACATTCACGTCCTGCCGCGCGACAAGCACTGGCAAAAGCTGCTGCATTCGCTGATTGCCGAGCTGAAGCCGGAGATGAGCGGTACCGCGCTGGCGGTGATCGAAAATCTGGAAAAAGCCTCTGACCTGGAGCTGGAAGAGATGGCGAGCGCGCTGTTTGCCTCCGACTTCTCGCTGGTCAGCAGCGATAAGGCGCCGTTTATCTGGGCGGCACTGTCGCTCTACTGGGCGCAGATGGCCAGCCTGATCCCCGGCAAAGCCCGCGCCGAGTACGGCGAGGCGCGCCAGTTCTGCCCGGTCTGCGGCTCCATGCCGGTCTCAAGCATGGTGCAAATCGGCACCACGCAGGGGCTGCGCTACCTGCACTGCAACCTGTGTGAAACCGAGTGGCACGTGGTGCGCATCAAGTGCAGCAACTGCGAGCAGACCCGCGATCTCAACTACTGGTCGCTGGAAAATGAAGAAGCGGCAGTGAAAGCCGAAAGCTGCGGCGACTGTGGGACCTACCTGAAGATTCTGTATCAGGAAAAAGACCCCAAAGTTGAAGCGGTGGCCGACGATCTCGCCTCGCTGATTCTGGATGCCAAAATGGAGCAGGAGGGCTTTGCCCGCAGCTCGATCAACCCGTTCCTGTTCCCGGGTGAAGGGGAGTAATCTCCCGTAACCGTGCCGGGCGGCGCAAGCCTGCCCGGCCAGTCATATCTGCTTTAGTCCGCTTCCGCACTTCACCCCACTTTCAGATTTTATTTAGCCGCCACGCGTAGAAAACTCGCGGTGACTTGGTCACGATCCCCTGCAAGAAAACATTACATTTTGCAAGGGAAAATGTTGGAAAGGGAATTTCTACCGGTAGCAACGAAGCGCACCGGCTTTTTTGTCTGTGCTGTTCTCAGCCTTTCATCGGGTGCCCTTGCCGCGCCGGGTGATGAGCCGTTTATCCTGCAACAGCAGCGTCAGCAGGCGCTGGAAACCCAACTGACGCCCCAGGCGCCTGACGTCCGGCTGCAATCTCCGGCAGCCAGTAACGAAAGCGGCGAATTTGCCGCCGAAACGCCCTGCTTTACAATCCACGACGTCACGCTGACTGGACAGGACGCCCTCCCGCACTGGGTGCCGCTGCAGCGCATGGCGAATCAGGCCGTGGGCAAATGCCTGGGCGCTAAGGGTATCAACCGCATCATGAGCCTGCTGCAAAACCGGCTGATCGCCCACGGCTGGACCACCGCCCGCGTGCTGGCTCCCGCTCAGGATTTAAAAAGCGGCCATTTAGCGCTGGCCGTTATCCCAGGGAAAATCCGCCACGTCACGTTGACCGATAACAGCAGCCGCGGGTTATGGCTTTACAGCGCCTTTCCGGCACATGACGGTAACCTGCTGGACCTGCGGGATATCGAGCAGGGTCTGGAGAACCTCCAGCGCCTGCCCACCGTCCAGGTTGAGATGGATATCGTTCCGGCTGAACAGCCGGGTGAGAGCGATATCGTGATTACCCGCCAGCAGAGCAAATTCTGGCGGCTTGGCCTGTCGCTTGATGATTCTGGCTCGTCGTCAACGGGCCGCTATCAGGGGGTGCTAACGCTGTCGCTGGATAACCCGCTGGCGCTGAGCGATCTCTTCTGGTTTTCCATTAACCATGACCTGCAAACCGGGCCGGAAAAAGGCAACCAAAACCTCAGCGCCCACTGGTCAGTTCCCGTGGGCTGGTGGGCCTTTTCCGTTACCGGCAGCGATTACCACTACCACCAGACCGTGGCGGGGCTAAACGGCGACATTCGTTACAGCGGCAAAAGCCAGAGTCTGGTGGCGCAGGCCAGTCGGGTTCTGCATCGCAGCAGCGCACAAAAAACCACGTTCACCTGGGACGTGGAGAGCCGGACAACGAAAAACTACATCAACGACACGGAAGTGGAAGTTCAGCGCCGCCACGTCTCCTCCTGGAAGGCCGGGCTTCAGCATCGCCACTATATCGGCCCCGCCACGCTTGATGCTGGCATCAGCTACCAGCGCGGCACGCGATGGTTTGGCGCCCAGCCAGCCCCCGAAGAGACGTTCGATGAAGCCACGGCGCTGGGCCGAATTCTTCGCACCAACGCACGCCTGAGCCTGCCGTTTGCACTCAGCGCACAGCGCTTTCGTTACGACGTGGCATGGCAGCGTCAGACCAGCAACACCCCGCTCACGTCACAGGATCAGTTCGCCATCGGCGGGCGCTGGACGGTGCGCGGCTTTGACGGCGAACGCACGCTAAACGCCGATCGCGGCTGGCTGGTTCGAAACGATCTCTCCTGGCAGACCCCGCTTGCCGGTACCGAGTTCTATCTGGCTGCCGACTACGGCGAGGTCGCGGGCAACGGCACGGAGTACCTGACGGGTAACCACCTGGCCGGTGGCGCGGCGGGCCTGCGCGGTGCGCTCTGGAAAGTGGGTTACGACGCCTTCGCGGGCGTGCCGTTCTCCCGCCCGGACGGCTTTAAAACCAGCCCGGCAACCTTCGGCTTCAACCTCAACATGGATTTCTGAGTATGCGCTATGGCGATTTGACGGTTCATTGTCCGCTGCTCCAGAACGTCGCGCTGAGTGAAGCCGAAGTGCTGGGCGCGTCGGTCTGGCTTTGGATGCATTCCCTTAACCACCGTGACGCGCCGCTGCACGTCCTGCCCGTGGTGCTCCTGCCCATCATTAAACGCCAGCAGTACGTGCTGGTAGAGGAGAAAGGACGCCCGATCTTTTTTCTGAGCTGGGCATGGATGAGCGAAGCCGCCGAACGCCGCTATCTCACCCAGGAGACGGTTCTCCTGCCGGAAGAAGACTGGTGTAGCGGCGATCGGATGTGGTTTCGCGACTTTATCGCGCCATTTGGGCACGCGGAAGCCCTGTTTCGCCTGGTACGCGCGGAGATTTTTCCGCACCACGTCGCGCGCTTTCTCTGGCATCGCGGCAATGAGAAAGGCCGTCGTATCAAAACGTTTTATGGCAGGCAGGTCACGCGCGAAGCGCTGCTGAACTGGAAACACGCGCACCCGCTGCACGGATAAAAATAAAAAGGATTTCACCATGAATAAACGTCTGTACCGTATCGTCTTTAATAAGGCCCGCGGCATGCTGATGGTCGTCTCCGAACTGGCGCGCGGCTGTTCCGGCGGGTCGCCTTCCTCCGGGATCGGGCACGCGCTTCAGCGCCTTGTCTGCCGCATCGGGGCGCTCAGCCTTGCGCTGTGGCTGGCTTCTGGCGCGGTCACGGTGCAGGCCGCCGGGATTGTGGCGGACGCCTCCGCGCCCGGTAAGCAGCAGCCCACCGTCATCAGCACCGCTAACGGCACGGCGCAGGTGAATATTCAGACCCCGTCGGCAGGCGGCGTGTCCCGCAACACCTACAGCCAGTTCGACGTGGGCCGGGGCGGGGCCATCCTCAACAACTCCCATAAAAATACCTCAACCGAACTCGGCGGGATGGTTGCCGCCAACCCGTGGCTGGCGAAAGGCGAGGCGAAGGTCATCCTCAACGAGGTGAACGCGCGCAACCCGAGCCAGCTTAACGGCTACATTGAGGTGGCCGGACAGAAGGCCGACGTGGTCATTGCCAGCCCGTCGGGCATCACCTGCGACGGCTGCGGCTTTATCAACGCCGGGCGCGCCACGCTGA from Enterobacter chengduensis includes:
- the fdhE gene encoding formate dehydrogenase accessory protein FdhE; this translates as MSIRIIPQDELGSSEKRTADYIPPLLFPRLKNLYNRRAERLRELAENNPLGDFLRFAALVAHAQEVVLYDHPLQMDLTARIKEANAQGKPPLDIHVLPRDKHWQKLLHSLIAELKPEMSGTALAVIENLEKASDLELEEMASALFASDFSLVSSDKAPFIWAALSLYWAQMASLIPGKARAEYGEARQFCPVCGSMPVSSMVQIGTTQGLRYLHCNLCETEWHVVRIKCSNCEQTRDLNYWSLENEEAAVKAESCGDCGTYLKILYQEKDPKVEAVADDLASLILDAKMEQEGFARSSINPFLFPGEGE
- the fdnG gene encoding formate dehydrogenase-N subunit alpha, with product MQVSRRQFFKICAGGMAGTTAAALGFAPSVALAETRQYKLLRTRETRNTCTYCSVGCGLLMYSLGDGAKNAKASIFHIEGDPDHPVNRGALCPKGAGLVDFIHSESRLKFPEYRAPGSDKWQQISWEEAFDRIAKHIKEDRDANFVEKNADGVTVNRWLSTGMLCASASSNETGYLTQKFTRALGMLAVDNQARVUHGPTVASLAPTFGRGAMTNHWVDIKNANLIVVMGGNAAEAHPVGFRWAMEAKIHNGAKLIVIDPRFTRTASVADFYTPIRSGTDITFLSGVLLYLMTNEKYNREYTEAYTNASLIVREDYHFEDGLFSGYDAEKRKYDKTSWNYELDEKGFAKRDTTLQHPRCVWNLLKEHVSRYTPEVVENICGTPKADFLKVCELIAETSAKDKTASFLYALGWTQHSIGAQNIRTMAMVQLLLGNMGMAGGGVNALRGHSNIQGLTDLGLLSQSLPGYMTLPSEKQTDLQTYLTASTPKPLLEGQVNYWGNYPKFFVSMMKAFFGDKATAENSWGFDWLPKWDKGYDVLQYFEMMHQGKVNGYLCQGFNPVASFPNKNKVVESLSKLKFLVTIDPLNTETSTFWQNHGESNDVDPSKIQTEVFRLPSTCFAEENGSIVNSGRWLQWHWKGADAPGIAMNDGEILAGIFLRLRKMYAAEGGANPEPVLNMTWNYSTPENPAPEEVAMESNGKALADVIDPATGTVLAKKGDQLSTFAHLRDDGTTSSGCWIFAGSWTPKGNQMANRDNADPSGLGNTLGWAWAWPLNRRILYNRASADPQGNPWDPKRQLLKWDGAKWGGVDIPDYSTAAPGSDVGPFIMQPEGMGRLFAIDKMAEGPFPEHYEPFETPLGTNPLHPNVVSNPAARIFKGDFEALGKKDKFPYVGTTYRLTEHFHYWTKHALLNAIAQPEQFVEIGEKLANKLGIAHGDTVKVSSNRGYIKAKAVVTKRIRTLNVHGQQVDTIGIPIHWGYEGVAKKGFIANTLTPFVGDANTQTPEFKAFLVNVEKV
- a CDS encoding toxin-activating lysine-acyltransferase; translated protein: MRYGDLTVHCPLLQNVALSEAEVLGASVWLWMHSLNHRDAPLHVLPVVLLPIIKRQQYVLVEEKGRPIFFLSWAWMSEAAERRYLTQETVLLPEEDWCSGDRMWFRDFIAPFGHAEALFRLVRAEIFPHHVARFLWHRGNEKGRRIKTFYGRQVTREALLNWKHAHPLHG
- the fdxH gene encoding formate dehydrogenase subunit beta: MAYQSQDIIRRSATNGFTPAPQARDHQQEVAKLIDVTTCIGCKACQVACSEWNDLRDEVGHNVGVYDNPADLTAKSWTVMRFSEVEQNDKLEWLIRKDGCMHCADPGCLKACPSEGAIIQYANGIVDFQSEQCIGCGYCIAGCPFDVPRLNPEDNRVYKCTLCVDRVTVGQEPACVKTCPTGAIHFGSKEDMKTLAAERVGELKTRGYDNAGLYDPAGVGGTHVMYVLHHADKPNLYHGLPENPEISATVKFWKGIWKPLAAVGFAATFAASIFHYVGVGPNRAEEEDDNLHEEKDEVRK
- the fdoI gene encoding formate dehydrogenase cytochrome b556 subunit, encoding MRKRDTIVRYTAPERINHWVTAFCFMLAAISGLGFFFPSFNWLMQIMGTPQLARILHPFVGVIMFASFIIMFFRYWHHNLINRDDIFWAKNIRKIVVNEEVGDTGRYNFGQKCVFWAAIIFLVLLLVSGVIIWRPYFAPAFSIPVIRFALMLHSFAAVVLIVVIMVHIYAALWVKGTITAMVEGWVTSTWAKKHHPRWYREVRKTTEKKTE
- a CDS encoding ShlB/FhaC/HecB family hemolysin secretion/activation protein; amino-acid sequence: MLEREFLPVATKRTGFFVCAVLSLSSGALAAPGDEPFILQQQRQQALETQLTPQAPDVRLQSPAASNESGEFAAETPCFTIHDVTLTGQDALPHWVPLQRMANQAVGKCLGAKGINRIMSLLQNRLIAHGWTTARVLAPAQDLKSGHLALAVIPGKIRHVTLTDNSSRGLWLYSAFPAHDGNLLDLRDIEQGLENLQRLPTVQVEMDIVPAEQPGESDIVITRQQSKFWRLGLSLDDSGSSSTGRYQGVLTLSLDNPLALSDLFWFSINHDLQTGPEKGNQNLSAHWSVPVGWWAFSVTGSDYHYHQTVAGLNGDIRYSGKSQSLVAQASRVLHRSSAQKTTFTWDVESRTTKNYINDTEVEVQRRHVSSWKAGLQHRHYIGPATLDAGISYQRGTRWFGAQPAPEETFDEATALGRILRTNARLSLPFALSAQRFRYDVAWQRQTSNTPLTSQDQFAIGGRWTVRGFDGERTLNADRGWLVRNDLSWQTPLAGTEFYLAADYGEVAGNGTEYLTGNHLAGGAAGLRGALWKVGYDAFAGVPFSRPDGFKTSPATFGFNLNMDF